In one Thermaerobacter sp. PB12/4term genomic region, the following are encoded:
- a CDS encoding MFS transporter codes for MYRKLLTNKAFLLLFGGRLITNAGDSVYLVATLWYVSQSDTSGVVAGLAGFLITVPQVFQFVFGPFVDRLRVKPVVVGAQIVQGVFVMLLLILVTKNASTLLVLPVVFGIHLVATAAKPAYGKWMRIIVPDRLMVHATSLMGFANETADVVFNSMSGVIIATAGVAGSLWFDVSTFVVAMVLFGLIGVSRVAREYALGKLSVKSFWGDLVQGVRFVYGTLVGKIALTAVLANGLNGMLLPILPRIGEALGGPEYYGFLVAAQSAGILAGTLVAPLLTEVNVGILVIGCMVVSTISWVGSLVAAFIFGYPEVSVAMFGIAWLPVGIMNVVVSSAVMVLTPPNFIGRVGSTVQSISTMVMPVGALLGGVVAGFTSVGTVFGLTCLTPLSVALLWMAIRDLRGMPAASKLTPLPLAEGVDG; via the coding sequence TTGTACCGGAAGTTGTTGACGAACAAGGCCTTCTTGCTACTTTTTGGGGGTCGCTTGATCACCAATGCCGGCGACAGCGTCTACCTGGTGGCGACGCTGTGGTACGTGAGCCAGTCTGATACTTCCGGTGTGGTGGCCGGACTGGCGGGATTTCTGATCACGGTTCCACAAGTGTTTCAATTTGTCTTCGGGCCCTTTGTGGATCGTCTCCGGGTGAAGCCCGTTGTCGTCGGAGCCCAGATCGTGCAAGGTGTGTTCGTCATGCTCTTGTTGATCCTTGTCACGAAGAACGCGTCCACCTTGCTTGTGTTGCCGGTGGTATTCGGCATTCATCTTGTCGCGACGGCCGCCAAGCCGGCCTATGGCAAGTGGATGCGCATCATCGTCCCCGACCGGCTGATGGTCCATGCCACCTCCCTCATGGGATTTGCCAACGAAACGGCCGACGTGGTGTTCAACTCCATGTCGGGCGTCATCATCGCCACCGCCGGCGTGGCCGGTTCCCTGTGGTTCGACGTATCGACTTTTGTCGTTGCCATGGTATTGTTCGGACTGATTGGCGTCTCTCGAGTGGCCAGGGAGTATGCCTTGGGGAAACTCTCTGTCAAATCCTTTTGGGGAGACCTGGTCCAAGGCGTTCGCTTTGTATACGGCACGTTAGTCGGCAAGATTGCCCTCACGGCCGTCCTGGCTAACGGGCTCAATGGAATGCTCTTGCCGATATTGCCTCGCATCGGAGAGGCGTTGGGAGGACCGGAGTACTACGGATTCCTGGTCGCCGCCCAAAGCGCTGGCATCCTGGCCGGCACGCTTGTTGCACCCCTGCTTACGGAGGTCAATGTGGGGATCCTCGTCATTGGCTGCATGGTTGTCAGCACAATTTCGTGGGTTGGATCGCTGGTTGCAGCCTTCATCTTCGGATATCCCGAAGTATCGGTGGCCATGTTCGGAATTGCATGGTTACCTGTCGGAATTATGAATGTGGTCGTCTCATCGGCGGTGATGGTTCTCACCCCTCCAAATTTCATAGGAAGGGTAGGTTCCACAGTACAAAGCATCAGTACGATGGTGATGCCTGTCGGAGCGTTGCTGGGTGGTGTGGTGGCCGGGTTTACAAGCGTCGGCACCGTGTTTGGCTTAACATGTTTGACGCCGTTGAGCGTTGCGTTGCTGTGGATGGCGATTCGCGATTTGCGTGGCATGCCTGCAGCAAGTAAATTGACCCCGTTGCCGTTGGCGGAAGGAGTCGATGGTTGA
- a CDS encoding alpha/beta fold hydrolase, translating to MPGLAPALFALTVSPPLFGWQMRTLFGLSDEARIAEYRAAYVSRQCRRAVARAVAAWAPVLPPVAGRLRLLRCPVLLLWGMRDRWIFPWKPFGECFLRDLPRARVVKLHRAGHFLQLEAPAEVAHHVADFVTACAARM from the coding sequence GTGCCCGGGCTGGCGCCGGCCCTGTTCGCCTTGACCGTGTCGCCCCCGCTCTTTGGGTGGCAAATGCGCACTCTCTTCGGATTGTCCGACGAGGCCCGGATCGCCGAGTACCGGGCCGCATACGTCTCCCGCCAGTGCCGGCGGGCGGTGGCCCGTGCGGTCGCCGCCTGGGCGCCGGTTTTACCGCCCGTGGCGGGGCGGCTGCGCCTGCTGCGTTGTCCCGTGCTTCTGCTGTGGGGCATGCGCGACCGCTGGATCTTCCCGTGGAAGCCCTTCGGCGAATGCTTCCTGCGGGACCTGCCTCGGGCCCGCGTGGTCAAGCTTCACCGGGCGGGTCACTTTCTGCAGCTGGAGGCACCGGCCGAGGTGGCGCACCACGTGGCGGACTTCGTCACGGCTTGTGCCGCCCGCATGTGA